A DNA window from Arachis hypogaea cultivar Tifrunner chromosome 18, arahy.Tifrunner.gnm2.J5K5, whole genome shotgun sequence contains the following coding sequences:
- the LOC140181275 gene encoding uncharacterized protein produces the protein MAAPSTVHELKSICKSRRPSLLFLMETKATKLSCDRIRRKLGFDNMFCVESRGLSGGLCIFWKSNVNIHVYAWCDNFIKTKVSSGNDKDWEAIFVYGHPDYKKRKELWKDLTFVNDSLAQPTVLIGDFNDVISQDEKVGLHPKPSCQIQSFRNFVHKNALLDMELQGMKYTWFSNPRNGCVTKERLDRVLVNWEWRRAFQHATLSALPPISSDHAPLVLDVKPRGRRIKSFKFEAFWVDHADCDAVIRRGWSSSGYTGSDHWENLNRRMQNCKKELTKWSRTSFKRADVEIESLRLRLKQLQEEDFTETQQQEIYRLKLEITRLWRQEEKYWGQRSMVKWLNFGDKNTSFFHASTIQRRDRNRIERLKDPIGNWVCGEREILKLAAAHFQNLFTAIENLDMTACISHVPVRVTEDMNGELMEEVTDQEIKEATFSLGSLKASGPDGLNGLFF, from the coding sequence ATGGCGGCCCCTTCGACAGTGCATGAATTAAAAAGTATTTGTAAATCTCGCAGGCCGTCCCTTTTGTTCCTTATGGAAACCAAAGCTACTAAACTAAGTTGTGATAGAATTAGGAGAAAGTTAGGGTTTGATAACATGTTTTGTGTAGAATCCCGGGGGCTTTCCGGGGGACTTTGTATTTTTTGGAAGAGTAATGTAAATATTCATGTTTATGCTTGGTGtgataattttattaaaactaaAGTTAGCAGTGGCAATGACAAGGATTGGGAGGCTATTTTTGTTTATGGTCATCCAGACTACAAGAAAAGGAAGGAGTTATGGAAGGATTTAACTTTTGTAAATGACAGTCTAGCACAGCCAACAGTGTTGATCGGAGACTTTAATGATGTTATTTCCCAAGATGAGAAGGTGGGTTTGCATCCTAAGCCAAGTTGTCAGATACAATCTTTCAGAAATTTTGTACATAAGAATGCTCTCTTGGATATGGAACTTCAAGGGATGAAATACACCTGGTTTAGTAATCCAAGGAATGGTTGTGTTACTAAGGAAAGACTTGATAGGGTTCTCGTCAATTGGGAATGGAGAAGAGCCTTCCAACATGCCACGCTCTCAGCCTTACCGCCTATTAGCTCGGATCATGCTCCTCTAGTTCTTGATGTTAAACCTAGAGGTAGAAggattaaaagttttaagtttgagGCCTTTTGGGTGGACCATGCTGACTGTGACGCTGTTATAAGGAGAGGATGGAGCAGTTCTGGCTATACTGGTTCTGATCACTGGGAAAATCTGAATCGAAGAATGCAGAATTGCAAGAAGGAATTAACCAAATGGAGTAGAACTAGCTTTAAGAGGGCTGATGTGGAAATAGAAAGTTTAAGGCTTCGCCTCAAACAGCTGCAGGAAGAGGATTTTACAGAGACTCAGCAACAGGAGATCTACAGGCTTAAATTGGAGATCACCAGATTATGGAGACAAGAGGAGAAATATTGGGGTCAGAGGTCGATGGTGAAATGGCTGAATTTCGGGGACAAGAATACTTCCTTCTTCCATGCTTCTACCATTCAAAGAAGAGATAGAAATAGGATAGAGAGATTAAAGGATCCTATAGGAAATTGGGTGTGTGGGGAAAGGGAGATTCTCAAGCTAGCAGCTGCtcactttcaaaatctttttacggCTATAGAGAATCTAGATATGACTGCTTGCATAAGCCATGTTCCTGTCAGAGTGACTGAGGATATGAATGGGGAGCTCATGGAGGAGGTTACTGATCAGGAAATTAAAGAGGCTACTTTTAGTTTAGGGAGTCTTAAGGCGTCGGGACCAGATGGTCTGAATGGTCTCTTCTTTTAA